In Dermochelys coriacea isolate rDerCor1 chromosome 10, rDerCor1.pri.v4, whole genome shotgun sequence, one DNA window encodes the following:
- the LOC119862098 gene encoding collagen and calcium-binding EGF domain-containing protein 1-like, whose translation MLRLLEAELLFASLLSGPFPPLSGDQKSKSCPENKILTMEYSCTGAGGMPATCLRRKCCEGYRFVMGQCIPESVDVCADFPCEQQCTDNFGRVLCTCFPGYRFDRERHKTHLHPYCLDIDECVESGGAICDQLCTNTPGSYRCHCQRGYYIASDGTTCLKSSNGTTVVKSETLMGTRSCSVTCKEFTSMKQTVSQLRQKLLLPVLDNKSGKSWLRINRKPADSSHRPPALGPPGPPGDPGATGEKGSPGAVGPPGPPGTPGPRGDMGPMGPYPDFAHIKIGKRGPVGAPGAPGRNGQKGERGYPGPRGPPGPPGSFDFLLLMMADIRNDIRELQEKVFGQRWRMEFETPSADSRDSEVHGWGSGQEELLRGPRPTRSAT comes from the exons ATGCTGCGCCTGCTGGAAGCCGAGCTGCTCTTCGCTTCCCTGCTCTCCGGACCCTTCCCGCCGCTCTCCGGGGATCAGAAGAG CAAATCTTGTCCCGAAAATAAAATCCTGACCATGGAATATTCCTGCACAGGAGCGGGTGGGATGCCAGCCACATGCTTACG gagGAAGTGCTGTGAGGGCTATAGGTTTGTGATGGGCCAGTGTATCCCGGAAA GCGTGGATGTATGCGCCGACTTCCCATGCGAGCAGCAGTGCACGGACAACTTCGGTCGCGTCCTGTGCACATGCTTCCCCGGCTATCGCTTCGATAGAGAGCGCCACAAGACTCACCTGCACCCTTACTGCCTCG ACATCGATGAGTGTGTGGAAAGCGGAGGTGCCATCTGCGATCAGCTGTGTACAAACACCCCAGGCAGCTACCGGTGCCACTGCCAGCGTGGCTATTACATAGCATCTGATGGGACAACTTGTCTGAAATCCAGCAACG GCACCACAGTGGTCAAGTCAGAGACCCTGATGGGCACCAGGTCCTGCTCCGTCACCTGCAAGGAGTTCACCAGCATGAAACAGACAGTCTCCCAGCTGAGACAAAAG ctgctgctccccgtCTTGGATAACAAGAGTGGGAAGTCCTGGTTGAGGATTAACCGAAAACCAGCAGACTCCTCACACCGTCCTCCTGCCCTAGGGCCCCCAGGGCCTCCAG GTGACCCTGGAGCAACAGGGGAGAAAGGGAGTCCAGGGGCAGTTGGACCTCCAGGGCCTCCGGGAACCCCAGGGCCCCGCGGGGACATGGGGCCAATGGGACCGTATCCTGACTTTGCGCATATCAAAATCGGAAAAAGGGGACCAGTG GGCGCTCCTGGGGCACCTGGAAGGAATGGCCAGAAG GGAGAACGAGGATACCCCGGTCCCCGAGGGCCACCG GGCCCTCCGGGCTCCTTTGACTTCCTGCTCCTGATGATGGCTGACATCAGGAATGACATCCGTGAACTACAGGAGAAAGTGTTTGGCCAGCGCTGGAGGATGGAGTTTGAGACGccgtctgctgacagcagggACTCTGAGGTGCACGGATGGGGATCCGGCCAGGAGGAGCTGCTCCGGGGACCTAGACCCACACGCTCAGCCACATGA